A genomic segment from Triticum dicoccoides isolate Atlit2015 ecotype Zavitan chromosome 1A, WEW_v2.0, whole genome shotgun sequence encodes:
- the LOC119280006 gene encoding GDSL esterase/lipase At1g71691-like: protein MAASSTPTATVLLLVLLACGGATAQVFPRPLFPRAPWNFTFPNGPGDAAGASGAGTGATGGGGGGPSVPAMFVFGDSLTDNGNNNDLTSLAKANYLPYGIDFAGGPTGRFSNGYTMVDAIAELLGLPLLPSNNEASNADSDAGALHGVNYASAAAGILDNTGQNFVGRIPFNQQIKNFQTTLNQIKGKIGASKLASSLGRSIFYVGMGSNDYLNNYLMPNYNTRNEYNGDQYSTLLVQHYTKQLTSLYNLGARRFVIAGVGSMACIPNMRARNPTNMCSPDVDELIAPFNGKVKGMVDTLNANLPRAKLIYIDNFEMISEVLRSPWNYGFSVVDRGCCGIGRNRGVITCLPFLRPCPNRNTYIFWDAFHPTERVNVLLGKAAYSGGTDLAYPMNIQQLAAWQP, encoded by the exons ATGGCGGCCTCCTCCACGCCCACGGCGACGGTGCTCCTCCTGGTGCTCCTCGCGTGCGGCGGCGCCACGGCGCAGGTGTTCCCGCGGCCGCTGTTCCCGCGCGCGCCGTGGAACTTCACGTTCCCGAACGGGCCCGGCGACGCGGCAGGGGCCAGCGGCGCCGGCACCggcgcgacgggcggcggcggcggcgggccgtcGGTGCCGGCCATGTTCGTGTTCGGCGACTCGCTGACGGACAACGGCAACAACAACGACCTCACGTCGCTGGCCAAGGCCAACTACCTGCCCTACGGCATCGACTTCGCCGGCGGGCCCACCGGCCGCTTCTCCAACGGCTACACCATGGTCGACGCCATAG CTGAGCTTCTGGGGCTGCCCCTGCTGCCGTCGAACAACGAGGCCTCCAACGCCGACAGTGACGCCGGCGCGCTGCATGGCGTGAActacgcctccgccgccgccgggatCCTGGACAACACGGGCCAGAACTTCGTGGGGCGCATCCCGTTCAACCAGCAGATCAAGAACTTCCAGACGACGCTGAACCAGATCAAGGGGAAGATCGGCGCGAGCAAGCTGGCCTCCTCGCTGGGCCGCAGCATCTTCTACGTGGGCATGGGCAGCAACGACTACCTCAACAACTACCTCATGCCCAACTACAACACCCGCAACGAGTACAACGGCGACCAGTACTCCACCCTCCTCGTGCAGCACTACACCAAGCAGCTCACC AGCCTGTACAACCTGGGGGCCCGGAGGTTCGTGATCGCGGGGGTGGGGTCGATGGCGTGCATCCCCAACATGCGGGCGCGGAACCCGACCAACATGTGCTCGCCGGACGTGGACGAGCTCATCGCGCCCTTCAACGGCAAGGTGAAGGGCATGGTGGACACCCTGAACGCCAACCTCCCGCGGGCGAAGCTCATCTACATCGACAACTTCGAGATGATCTCCGAGGTGCTGCGGAGCCCCTGGAACTACGGCTTCAGCGTGGTGGACCGCGGGTGCTGCGGGATCGGGCGCAACCGCGGGGTCATCACCTGCCTGCCCTTCCTCCGCCCCTGCCCCAACCGCAACACCTACATCTTCTGGGACGCCTTCCACCCCACCGAGAGGGTCAACGTGCTCCTCGGCAAGGCCGCCTACTCCGGCGGCACCGACCTCGCCTACCCCATGAACATCCAGCAGCTCGCCGCGTGGCAGCCGTAG
- the LOC119279995 gene encoding protein CHROMATIN REMODELING 24-like, which translates to MEAPAGSGKPPYRLPARVFKMLYADQREGLSWLWSLHCRETGGILGDDMGLGKTMQEGGILLTTYDIARINYRLIIGDFYNDADDEEEGKIWNYVVLDEAHFIKNPKTQRAQSLFEIPCVHRIAISGTPIQNNLKEMWALFSFCCPEVLGDKQEFRTLYELPINRGNDKTASNRAKHVGSNVAKELRERIKPYFLQRMKNEVSLETGLTDDKQLPKKNELIIWLKLIDCQRQLYKAFLNSELVHLASQGNPLAALMVLKKICNHPLILTKRAAEDILEGMDGMSNNQDMLMAENMVMNLADMAHADDALQADQEVSCKLSFMSLLGHGRGDGGRGARPQHQQQRKEEEEALPCLRRSASVLAKNASSSVRGQVTKEEQAWHWQHQRPPRKQHDLDDEKLTVIVESSSTEATC; encoded by the exons ATGGAGGCCCCCGCCGGGAGCGGCAAGCCGCCGTACAGGCTCCCTGCAAGGGTGTTCAAGATGTTGTACGCCGACCAGCGTGAGGGGCTCAGCTGGCTCTGGTCTCTGCATTGCAGGGAAACCGGTGGAATCCTGGGGGACGACATGGGACTTGGCAAGACGATGCAG GAAGGGGGTATCCTGTTGACAACGTATGATATTGCCCGGATCAACTATAGGCTGATAATAGGAGACTTCTATAATGATGCTGATGACGAGGAAGAGGGGAAGATTTGGAATTATGTTGTTCTTGACGAGGCACATTTTATCAAGAACCCCAAGACACAAAGAGCCCAAAGCCTATTTGAAATACCTTGTGTCCATCGGATTGCCATCAGTGGAACGCCTATACAAAATAACTTGAAG GAAATGTGGGCTCTGTTCTCTTTTTGTTGCCCGGAAGTCTTGGGTGATAAGCAAGA GTTCAGAACATTGTATGAATTGCCTATCAATCGAGGAAATGACAAGACTGCTAGCAACCGAGCCAAGCATGTAGGCTCAAATGTAGCAAAG GAATTAAGGGAACGTATAAAGCCATATTTCTTGCAACGTATGAAAAATGAAGTGTCTCTTGAGACTGGTTTGACAGATGATAAACAGCTTCCGAAGAAGAATGAGCTAATTATCTGGCTGAAATTAATAGATTGCCAG AGGCAACTATATAAAGCATTTCTGAACTCTGAGCTAGTTCATTTAGCATCTCAAGGAAATCCCTTGGCTGCTCTCATG GTATTGAAGAAAATATGTAATCACCCACTCATATTGACCAAGAGAGCTGCTGAGGACATCCTGGAAGGCATGGACGGAATGTCAAATAATCAGGATATGTTGATGGCTGAAAATATGGTCATGAACCTTGCAGATATGGCTCATGCTGATGATGCACTGCAAGCAGATCAAGAAGTCTCATGCAAGTTATCTTTTATGTCCTTGTTG GGACACGGAcgtggagatggaggtcgtggtgcTCGACCCCAACATCAGCAGCAacgaaaagaagaggaagaagctcTCCCCTGCCTCCGCCGCTCCGCGTCCGTCCTCGCCAAGAACGCCTCCAGCTCTGTCCGTGGGCAAGTCACCAAGGAAGAACAAGCCTGGCATTGGCAACATCAACGGCCGCCGCGCAAGCAACATGATTTGGATGATGAAAAGCTGACGGTGATCGTCGAGTCGTCGTCCACGGAAGCGACATGCTGA